A window of Acidobacteriota bacterium genomic DNA:
CTGACGACTCTCAGGGCAACCAGCTCCTGGTCGACTTTGAAGAGTGCCACGGCCCCGTATGGAATGCCGATGGCCCTCTGGTTAACCGCTACGTGTGTGAAGGTCGGCTGTTCGGGAGAGCGCGGTGTGCGATCGCAGCCCAGAATCAGAAGAGTCGCGAGCACCAGAAAGCGGGCGAGCGAGATCGGACGTCCGAAACTCCGTTTCACGAATTCAAATGTACTACGCGGTTGGTTCGAAACCCGGTGTCGAGTTGTTGGATAGCCGCGACGGGGGTTATCATCAGCTTGGAACTAGTGCGAAGGGGGGCTGCCATGCAGCGAGTTCCTGTGGTCGTCGTGATTGTCTTCCTGATGGTGATGCCGGTCCTGGCGGGGGAGGGTGATGCCATCGTCGGACTTTGGGCTACCGATCCCGAGGGCGGGGGAGGGCAGGCTCATATCCGGATCTCGGCCGACGGTGGTCGGTATGCGGGCAAGATCGTATGGTTGGAGGAGCCCGTCTACACGGCGGAAGACGACGACGGGGAAATCGGCGAGCCAAAGGTCGACACGAACAACCCCGACCCAGCCCTCCGATCACGACCGATCATGGGCCTTCAGATGATGGAAGGGTTTGAGTACGTTGGCGACAACACCTGGAAGAAGGGGACGATCTACGACCCCGACAACGGCAAGACGTACAAGTGCAAGATCAAGTTGGGTGACGACGGGGTGCTGTACGTGCGGGGCTTTATCGGGGTGTCGTTGATCGGGCGTACCTCGCAGTGGACCCGAGTTCGCGACGAGAAATAAGATGACTTGTGCCGTATCGGGCTCCACCGACGACCACCTCCTCCAGCTTCTTTGCATGACGATCAGGTAGGAGCTTGCATGGGTTCCATCACGCTGCAGCGGATTCTCGTTGCCGACGACGAGCCCGACATCCTCGAGATCGCGAGGAT
This region includes:
- a CDS encoding DUF2147 domain-containing protein, whose amino-acid sequence is MQRVPVVVVIVFLMVMPVLAGEGDAIVGLWATDPEGGGGQAHIRISADGGRYAGKIVWLEEPVYTAEDDDGEIGEPKVDTNNPDPALRSRPIMGLQMMEGFEYVGDNTWKKGTIYDPDNGKTYKCKIKLGDDGVLYVRGFIGVSLIGRTSQWTRVRDEK